A genomic stretch from Malus domestica chromosome 15, GDT2T_hap1 includes:
- the LOC103400549 gene encoding uncharacterized protein produces MLEQLFIFTRGGLILWTYKELQSALNGHGSQVLGNFIESCLMEELSGAAAATSSLDYNRPGAAYTLKWTFHDEIRLVFLSVYDQKTFHDVWYVDELLSMAKHKFLEIYDPTRRDVYNDFDEPFKQLMNYVKIPIQYPSLDEEFESVKYPIEYPGLNKEYDQSVKIPIEYTSPKEDYFESKPVQKAGHEGYKNNGWFSCMFRRMPLEKSDLEPALKALKEKLIMAKNVAEAVAEELCESVAASLEGKKLPWFTTISSAVQAAMEEEFVRILTPTADSSPILNLQKNVPRKPCVFAYIDTTGDWKAISSVKAACRLQKERKNSVIMVADCNTFRSETVKQLRRDAWKLQRIPIFEKRYEKDPAISMKEAVQEARDDGSDVVVHAASPKQAATVLATAYLSGAKVIFRGVGKPYTGEKHTTRKIVKKLFK; encoded by the exons ATGTTGGAACAATTGTTCATATTTACCAGGGGAGGACTAATCCTGTGGACATATAAAGAGCTTCAAAGTGCTCTTAACGGCCATGGATCCCAAGTACTTGGAAACTTCATCGAATCCTGTCTTATGGAGGAACTGTCTGGCGCAGCAGCAGCGACGTCATCTTTGGATTATAATCGCCCGGGGGCTGCTTACACACTCAAATGGACCTTCCATGACGAGATTCGCCTCGTGTTTCTCTCTGTTTATGATCAGAAAACCTTCCATGACGTCTGGTATGTGGATGAACTGCTTTCGATGGCAAAGCATAAGTTCTTGGAGATTTATGATCCGACGAGGAGGGACGTCTACAATGATTTTGATGAACCTTTTAAACAACTTATGAACTACGTTAAAATACCAATTCAGTACCCTTCCCTTGACGAGGAGTTTGAGTCCGTCAAATATCCTATTGAATACCCTGGCCTTAATAAGGAGTATGATCAGTCCGTtaaaattccaattgaatacacaTCCCCTAAAGAGGACTACTTTGAGTCAAAACCCGTGCAAAAGGCTGGACATGAAGGATACAAAAATAACGGGTGGTTTTCGTGTATGTTCCGGAG AATGCCATTGGAGAAGTCGGACCTCGAACCAGCTTTGAAAGCTCTCAAAGAGAAGCTGATCATGGCCAAGAATGTG GCCGAGGCCGTAGCTGAGGAGCTTTGTGAATCAGTGGCTGCTAGTCTTGAGGGTAAAAAGTTGCCGTGGTTCACAACAATATCTTCTGCTGTGCAGGCAGCAATGGAAGAAGAATTTGTTCGTATTTTAACTCCTACCGCGGACTCTTCTCCTATACTGAATCTGCAGAAGAATGTGCCAAGGAAACCCTGTGTTTTCGCTTACATTGACACCACGGGAGATTGGAAAGCAATCAGTTCGGTTAAG GCTGCTTGTCGGCTTCAGAAGGAACGAAAGAACAGCGTTATTATGGTGGCCGACTGTAATACATTCCGGTCAGAGACTGTTAAGCAGCTGCGTAGAGATGCCTGGAAACTCCAG CGGATTCCTATTTTTGAGAAGCGGTACGAGAAAGATCCTGCAATTTCCATGAAGGAAGCAGTCCAGGAGGCCAGAGACGACGGTTCAGATGTGGTTGTTCATGCAGCCAGTCCAAAGCAG GCTGCAACTGTGCTGGCGACGGCATACTTATCTGGAGCTAAGGTTATTTTCCGTGGAGTTGGGAAGCCGTACACAGGAGAGAAGCACACAACCAGAAAAATTGTCAAGAAACTCTTCAAATGA